The DNA sequence ATCCGACCCAAATCCGAAGTCGTCATCAAAGAAGGATTCCTCCTCGAATTCAACCTCATCTGCCACCTCGACCTCTTCGAGATACTCGGATTTCATCCGCAAAAGCGTCGATGCAAAAAAGAGAGTCCTGCCTGAGATGCGCAGATCGAGCTCCTTCATCCGCTCGAGCTCACCGAGGAAACGGTCCGTCACCTCGACGATATCGATATTCCACGGGTCAATCTCCCCCGACTCGGCCATGCCGACAAGAATTTCAACCGGTTCCTCATGCATTGCTCTTAACACCGGTCACGTAGGTGGACTTGTCCGGACGCGTCGTCACCCCGATGATACGGTCAGCCCGCTCAATCGTCGGCTTTCGCAGCGAGACACATATCGACTGGGCATCCCCCGAGAGTTCCTGGATCATCGTTGAAACGCGCTCCACATTCGACCCGTCCAGCATCATATCGATCTCATCGAGCGCGTAGAATGGGGCCGGCATGTGCTGCTGAATCGAGAAGATGAACGCAAGCGTCGTCAGGGACTTCTCCCCACCCGAGAGGGAGGAGAGAAGGTGAACCTTTTTTCCCCGCGGCTGAACGGCAAAAGTCATGCCGCCTGCAAAGGGGTCGTCGTCGTTATCGAGGACAAGGCTCCCGGACCCGCTCGTCAGCCGTGCAAAGATCTTCTGGAAATTCTCATCGATCGCCGTGTACGAATCCATGAACGAATCGAACTTCATCTTTTCATAGTGCTCGATACGCTCGATGAGCATCGTGCGTTCCCTTGACAGGACGTCCTTCTTCTCGGTCCGCTCGGCCGCACGCTTCTCGACGCGTTCATACTCCTCGATTGCGAGCATGTTCACCGCACCGATGCGCTTCATCGCCCGCTCCGCGTTCTCCATCCCGGCCTCGATCTCGTCGAGGGAGAGATCGGTGGTAGCCTCGCCCACTTCCTCCCTGAGCCGTTCGATCTCTTCCAGAACCGCGATCTTCCGGTCGTTCAGGGAGCCGACCTGGAGCCGAATCTGCCCCATCGTCGTCTCGATCTCCAGAATCGAATGATCGATTGCGCGGATCTCCGCCAGATGGCCGTCGTGGATCTCCTGAAGACGGGTGATCTCCGCGGAGAAGGACTGCTGCCGCGTCTCCAACTCGGCAATCTCCGTCGTCTTCGACTCGATCGTCGCCCGGGCCGCCTGGATCTCCACATCGATCTCCCGGTTCCGCACCTCGAGTTTCTCCCTCGCCTGCACAAATTCCTCGAGACGGTTCTTGTAGTGCTGCCGTTCCCGCTGGGTGTCGTTGAGGTCCGCTTCCTTGTTGCTGATGCGCCGGTCGAGATCCTCAAGGGACTTCATGAGACGCTCGCGCTCTTCGGAGAGACGGGGGATCTGTGTATCGCCGAGACGGGACTTCAGACCGCCAATCTCCTTCTCCACACCCGCGATCTCGTCGTTCGCCGCGGCAATCTCCTCCTCGAGCTGTGCGAGGGTTCTGCCGCCCGCCGAGACGCCTGCGATCTCCTCCTGCCCCGCGATGATGCCCGCCTGCTCCTCTCCAAGCGACGCAACCCTCTTGCGGTACTCCTCCAGAAGCATCCTATAGCGGGCCATCTCGTCCTCGATCGCCGTCCGCTGACGACGTGCCTCCTCCGCCTCCGCGGTGTAGCGTTCGACCGCGGATCCCAGGTCGGCGAGCTCTCCCTGCAGTGCGGCTATGGCCGATGCCAGCCGGGCGACCTCGTCGCCGACGGCGACCCCGAACCCGCCGGCCTTCTGCCGCCGGGAACCGCCCGTCATCGCACCGCCCTTCTCCACGAGATCGCCTTCAAGGGTGACCATGCGGTACTCGCCCATCATGCTGCGGGCCACATCGAGCCGGTCGATGACGACGGTGGCTGCGAAGACCTGCCGGAAGACCGGGTCGAAGAGCGGGTCATACTCCAGGAGATTGACCGCATAATCAATGACGCGGGAGTTCTTCAGGGGCGGAATGGCAGGGGCCTTCAGCTTGTTGAGCGGCAGGAAGGTCATCCTCCCGAGGCGGTTCTCTTTCAGGTACGCAATCGCCTCGGCTGCGATCCTGTCCGTTTCGACCACCACATAGTTCAGGCGGCCGCCTGCGGCGATGTCCAGCGCCGTCGCATACTCGGGAGGCGCCTTTCCCAGCTGGGCGACCGTCCCGTAGACACCGTCCATCCCGAGGATCGCCTCGAGCGCCTTCCCGCCCGCACCGCTCACCTGCTGCTGCGCCTCGAGGCGCATCAGGTCGCGTTCCTTCGAACGGATCTGCTCCCGCACCTTCTCGAGTTCGGACCGGTTCGCAAAAAGCGTGCTTTCTGCCCGCGAAACGTGCTGGCTATGGGCATCCTTCTCCTTCTCGAGACCCGCGATGAGGGCCTCATACTCGGCGCACTGCCGTTCCTTCTCCTCGATCTCCCGTTCGATCTGGACGAGCCGCCGGTTCATCCGTTCGTGCTCCGAGGTGCGCAGGCGGCTGCGTTCGATCATCAGATCACGCTCACCGATCAGTTCGGAACGACGGTTCTTCAGCTCGGAGATGGTATTCTGGAGGGCAAAGAGCTGGTCACGGGCACCCGCCACCTCGTCGCTCTCCGTCCCGAGGGTCTTCTCGACAATATCGAGGTCGGCCTTCAGGCCCGCACGCTCCATATTGAGATTCGACCGGTCGATGGAGAGGTCGCGAATCGCATTCGAACACTCTCCGATACGCTCGTCGGCACGCTTCGCGTTGGTGTAGAGGGTATGAACCTCCTCAAGGTTCGAGGACTTTTCATAGTTCTTGCGGCCGATAGACTCTTCCGAGGCCTTGATCTCGCCGCGAGCGGATTCGATATCCTGCAGGAGCTGCAGGTATTCACTCCCGCTCTTCCGGTGAATCTCTTCGGATATTTCGGCTATTTTGGCCTGAATCCTGCCGATCTCCCCATCCAGCTCCGATTTTTCGGCCGTCTTCTTCCCGAGATCCGCCT is a window from the Methanovulcanius yangii genome containing:
- the smc gene encoding chromosome segregation protein SMC — its product is MYITELEIDNFKSFGKKTKIPFYEGFTVISGPNGSGKSNIIDSILFCLALSSARGLRAEKLTDLINVNTGRNTAEVQITFSDGTRVRRRIKRTPHGYYSYNYLNDRLCKQGDIIEFLAKVGIKAEGYNVVMQGDVTRITEMTDFERRKIIDEIAGVAEFDKKKEQSLGELEVVRERIEREELLLNELSVRLVELEKEREQAIKYREWQEKLDHLRECRTVALLTARERELGSLHEIIAGHEADLGKKTAEKSELDGEIGRIQAKIAEISEEIHRKSGSEYLQLLQDIESARGEIKASEESIGRKNYEKSSNLEEVHTLYTNAKRADERIGECSNAIRDLSIDRSNLNMERAGLKADLDIVEKTLGTESDEVAGARDQLFALQNTISELKNRRSELIGERDLMIERSRLRTSEHERMNRRLVQIEREIEEKERQCAEYEALIAGLEKEKDAHSQHVSRAESTLFANRSELEKVREQIRSKERDLMRLEAQQQVSGAGGKALEAILGMDGVYGTVAQLGKAPPEYATALDIAAGGRLNYVVVETDRIAAEAIAYLKENRLGRMTFLPLNKLKAPAIPPLKNSRVIDYAVNLLEYDPLFDPVFRQVFAATVVIDRLDVARSMMGEYRMVTLEGDLVEKGGAMTGGSRRQKAGGFGVAVGDEVARLASAIAALQGELADLGSAVERYTAEAEEARRQRTAIEDEMARYRMLLEEYRKRVASLGEEQAGIIAGQEEIAGVSAGGRTLAQLEEEIAAANDEIAGVEKEIGGLKSRLGDTQIPRLSEERERLMKSLEDLDRRISNKEADLNDTQRERQHYKNRLEEFVQAREKLEVRNREIDVEIQAARATIESKTTEIAELETRQQSFSAEITRLQEIHDGHLAEIRAIDHSILEIETTMGQIRLQVGSLNDRKIAVLEEIERLREEVGEATTDLSLDEIEAGMENAERAMKRIGAVNMLAIEEYERVEKRAAERTEKKDVLSRERTMLIERIEHYEKMKFDSFMDSYTAIDENFQKIFARLTSGSGSLVLDNDDDPFAGGMTFAVQPRGKKVHLLSSLSGGEKSLTTLAFIFSIQQHMPAPFYALDEIDMMLDGSNVERVSTMIQELSGDAQSICVSLRKPTIERADRIIGVTTRPDKSTYVTGVKSNA